In the Pedobacter cryoconitis genome, GCCAGAAGCAGCACAACAATCCCACCAGTAATCATAAGGCTGCGGAGCAAAGAATTCGCCGGTTTTCTGAGAAGACAAATCCTGAACCTGGTAATACTGATCCTCAGGCAACAACTTCTCCAATTTCGTTCCATTCGGCAAAGCCAATGTTTGCGCACTGATCTCCTTCACCGCAACTTCTGCAGCTACCAGTAAATCGAATACCTTTTTATGGTGCACTGCCTTAATCCTCAGAAACAGATCCGGCTGAATGAAAAACGATTGTAAAAAATCTGTAGTATCTATTCCTTCAGACAATTCAGCTGTAAAAGAAAAAACATCCGTTAACTTAAATTCCGGAAAAGTATCTTCAACCAGTTTTAACTTCGCTTGTACAGGCAACAACAATTGTTCTTTAAACTGAGGCAGATAATGATTGATCATCAGACTCTCTGTCTGATTACACAGGAAATCTGCAATCGCAAGACGCAATAACTGTTTTTCTTTTTTAAGCGCCTGTCCTAAGCGGAAATAGCTATACAGATAGCGGGTTACCCAGCGTCTGTCTGACGAGCCCATTTGCTTGTGCTGTTTAAAATAAGTAAACAGGAACCTGTGCAAAGGTAAAACTCCATCATATTGCTTGAAGACATCCTCAAAGGAACGTATCTGATATTCTAATTTCATTAGGTAATTTATTGTTTCAGCGGTAGATTAAACCTTATTCAATTGGATTTAACGCAAAGTTTTTGTATTCCAGCAAGAACAAACCCGTATTGATATAACCCAGTTTATCGTCTTTGATAAAGCGGAAAGAGTTTTCTAATCCATCATAGTGCTCCTGGGTAAGATGCTTCAGATAACTGGCACCATGCTCAGCGAACAGCTTCCCGAAAAAGAACCCGATATCAAATCCTTTAAAAGAATACTCAGCCGGCTCAAACTTGTTAAGCTGACGGTATTTTCTGACAAAATTAATGACATCCCGGTTTTTATAATCCACAAAATAAGACGTCGTAATTCTGGTATGCAGTAATTGCAGTTTTTCAGTATTATAATTTTGCTTGCTCCAGTTTGGATGGCCAAATAACTCAACATTGCTGCCCGCAGTCTTCATTTTCGCCAGCTTATCTATACTGCCTACTACAAAAGCCCTGTCTGCCGAAGAAATCAGCACCGCATATTGCTTACCAGGAACCATTTTCGTTTCCATGGTAAATACAGAAGCATACTCCTGAAAAACATAACGTGAACCTCTGCCCTTTTGGAAATAATCACGCAATGGATCGCCCAGTACTTCATCTCCGGATTTCTTTGGATTGATCAGCACTACGATTGTTTTTCCCGGATCATACTCTCTTCTGATATAATCTCCGACTTTACCTGCATGCAGCTCAATATTATTCACAATAGAGATCAGGTTTGGATTATTGAACTCATTGGGATGTGTAGCAGCTAAAGGCGAAACTACAGGGATATTATTCGCGATAGAATAATTGGTCATAAACTTAACCCCATCAGGAAATACAGGGCCGATTATTAAGTTCGTCCCTGCCATCTGGCCAGACTTCAGTAAAGAAGTAATGTGCGCATTATTATCACGCGTATCCAGCACCTTAACTTTAAAGTTCATCCCGGCTGCCGCAGCAGAGTCGATCCCCATTTTAAAGCCCTGATAAAAATCAATAGCCATCGCAGACTTTTCCAGTTCAGCTTTATTACCAGATTTAATTCTGGCGATGTTCAGGTTAAGCGGGATCAGTAAAGAGATATTGGCCTCAGTGAATTTCTTCTCTGAGGCTACCTCCTTTTTGCCTTCTTTATTTCCGATTTCTTTTTTAGGTGACTTATTTGTTCTGGTCTTTGGCGAACAGGCCGCCAGACAGCAACAAATAAATAGCAGACACCAGAATCTATTCCCACTCAATCGTTGCAGGTGGTTTTGAACTAATATCATATACGACCCTATTAATACCTTTTACTTTATTGATGATTTCATTAGAAATTTTCGCAAGAACCGGGTAAGGTAAATGACACCAATCGGCAGTCATCCCATCCACAGATTCCACAGCACGAAGACAGATTACGTTTTCGTAAGTCCGCTCATCGCCCATTACACCTACCGATTGAACCGGAAGGAATATTGCTCCTGCCTGCCAAACCTGGTCGTATAAACCTGCCTCTTTAAGATTATTAATATAGATAGCGTCAGCTTCCTGAAGGATAGCTACTTTTTCTTCGGTCACATCACCCAGAATACGAATCGCTAAACCTGGGCCCGGGAAAGGGTGACGGCCTAAAATAAACGCTTCCAAACCTAATGACTTACCCACTCTTCTTACTTCATCTTTAAATAAAGTATTCAAAGGTTCCACGACTTTAAGTTTCATGAAATCAGGTAAACCACCAACGTTATGGTGAGATTTAATAGTTGCTGAAGGACCTTTTACAGAAATTGACTCAATTACATCAGGATAAATTGTTCCTTGTGCAAGCCATTTTACATCCTGCACCTCATGCGCTGCATCATCAAATACTTCGATGAATACACGGCCTATAGCTTTACGTTTCAGCTCAGGATCTTTAATACCAGCAAGCTGACTTAAAAAACGGTCCTTTGCATCAATACCTTTAATATTTAAACCTAAATGTTTGTATTGTTCCAGAACCGCAGCATATTCATCTTTACGTAATAAGCCGTTGTCTACAAAAATACAGTGCAGGTTAGTTCCGATAGCTTTATGCAGAAGAATTGCTGCAACACTTGAATCCACACCACCAGAAAGGCCTAAAACTACTTTATCGTCACCTAATTTCTCTTGCAAAGCAGCAATCGTAGTTTCAACAAAAGCATCTGCAGTCCAGTTCTGGCTGCAACCACAAATATCTACCAGGAAGTTTTCCAATAATTGTTTTCCATCCGTGCTGTGTGTTACTTCAGGGTGGAACTGAATCGCATAAGTATCCGAGTTTTTCACATGGAAACCGGCAACATTTACACTATCAGTACTTGCTATGATCTCAAAATTTTCAGGAACGACAGTAATGGTATCACCATGTGACATCCAAACCTGAGAATTCAAGTCTATGTTTTTTAATAATTTACTAGCTGATTGAACAAAGTTCAGATTCGCTCTTCCATATTCACGTGTGGAAGAAGGCTGAACCTGACCGCCTGAATGCTGTGCAAGATATTGTGCACCATAACAAACCGCCAGCACCGGAAATTTCTGATGAAAACGTGTTAAATCTATTTGAGGTGCATCTTCCTGACGCACAGAATACGGGCTACCTGAAAAGATAATACCTTTAACATCTGATAAGGTTTCCGGAATATTATTAAATGGATGTATTTCGCAATAAACATTTAGCTCACGCACCCTGCGGGCTATCAATTGTGTGAATTGAGATCCAAAATCGATAATGATGATTTTTTCTAGCATGGCCAAAGTTAGTATTTATTCACTTCAACACCGAATCTTTTTAAGAAATCCACACCCTCATCACTAGACAGCCCTTTATAAGCTGCATAAGAATCTTTAAAATAAACAACTTTTATCCCTGACGAAAGGATTAATCGTGCACAAGCGATACAAGGAGAAAGCGTCGTATATAAGGTTGCCCCTTCAATCCTTGACCCGTTTCTGGAAGCATATAAAATTGCATTTTCTTCTGCATGTAAGGCGAGTAAACAACTCCCTCTGGAATCTTTTTCGCAGCCTGTATCAGGCCATTCCTCATCACAATTATGCGTACCCGATGGCGGGCCATTATACCCGATAGAAATGATGCGGGTATCTTTTGTCAATACAGCACCTACCTGTGCCCTTACACAATGAGATCTGGCGGCAAGATCTACCGCCAGATTCATATAAATATCATTAAAACCAGGTTTAACTGTCATAAAATTAGTGGCCTCCTTCTGCTTCGATATGTTCCACATCAATTCCTTGTCTCTTCAATACCGAACTCACTTTCCATGCAAAGAATATCAGGTAAACAAACCCAAACAACGGGATAATATAAGAATCGTGGATACCATGCGTATCCGCTAATTGTCCCTGCACCGGTGGTAAAATAGCACCACCTAAAATCATCATAATCAGGAATGATGAACCCTGGCTTGTATATTTACCTAATCCTGTAATTGATAAAGCAAAGATTGATGGCCACATAATTGAACAGCACAAACCACCACTGATAAACGCAAGTGTTGCCACCTCGCCAGTAGTCATTAAACCAACCAGCATACAAATTACGCCTAAAGTGGCAAAAATAGCCAGTGTTTTAGCTGGTTTCTCCTGACCAAGGAAAAATCCGACAATCAATACCGCTACACACAAGCCATAGATATATAAGTTACCTACATCTGTACCTGTA is a window encoding:
- a CDS encoding RNA methyltransferase, encoding MKLEYQIRSFEDVFKQYDGVLPLHRFLFTYFKQHKQMGSSDRRWVTRYLYSYFRLGQALKKEKQLLRLAIADFLCNQTESLMINHYLPQFKEQLLLPVQAKLKLVEDTFPEFKLTDVFSFTAELSEGIDTTDFLQSFFIQPDLFLRIKAVHHKKVFDLLVAAEVAVKEISAQTLALPNGTKLEKLLPEDQYYQVQDLSSQKTGEFFAPQPYDYWWDCCAASGGKSLLLHDMQPKIELLVSDVRENSLHNLDERFEAAGIKKYHKKVLDLLQNNAQDLHDYVFDGIILDAPCTGSGTWGRTPEMLVHFDAHKIDYFSKLQKSIAERVVKYLKTGKPLLYITCSVFKKENEEVIEYLLANLPLTLESMQSITGYNDKADTMFIARLIKKD
- a CDS encoding ABC transporter substrate-binding protein — encoded protein: MILVQNHLQRLSGNRFWCLLFICCCLAACSPKTRTNKSPKKEIGNKEGKKEVASEKKFTEANISLLIPLNLNIARIKSGNKAELEKSAMAIDFYQGFKMGIDSAAAAGMNFKVKVLDTRDNNAHITSLLKSGQMAGTNLIIGPVFPDGVKFMTNYSIANNIPVVSPLAATHPNEFNNPNLISIVNNIELHAGKVGDYIRREYDPGKTIVVLINPKKSGDEVLGDPLRDYFQKGRGSRYVFQEYASVFTMETKMVPGKQYAVLISSADRAFVVGSIDKLAKMKTAGSNVELFGHPNWSKQNYNTEKLQLLHTRITTSYFVDYKNRDVINFVRKYRQLNKFEPAEYSFKGFDIGFFFGKLFAEHGASYLKHLTQEHYDGLENSFRFIKDDKLGYINTGLFLLEYKNFALNPIE
- a CDS encoding deoxycytidylate deaminase → MTVKPGFNDIYMNLAVDLAARSHCVRAQVGAVLTKDTRIISIGYNGPPSGTHNCDEEWPDTGCEKDSRGSCLLALHAEENAILYASRNGSRIEGATLYTTLSPCIACARLILSSGIKVVYFKDSYAAYKGLSSDEGVDFLKRFGVEVNKY
- the guaA gene encoding glutamine-hydrolyzing GMP synthase, which produces MLEKIIIIDFGSQFTQLIARRVRELNVYCEIHPFNNIPETLSDVKGIIFSGSPYSVRQEDAPQIDLTRFHQKFPVLAVCYGAQYLAQHSGGQVQPSSTREYGRANLNFVQSASKLLKNIDLNSQVWMSHGDTITVVPENFEIIASTDSVNVAGFHVKNSDTYAIQFHPEVTHSTDGKQLLENFLVDICGCSQNWTADAFVETTIAALQEKLGDDKVVLGLSGGVDSSVAAILLHKAIGTNLHCIFVDNGLLRKDEYAAVLEQYKHLGLNIKGIDAKDRFLSQLAGIKDPELKRKAIGRVFIEVFDDAAHEVQDVKWLAQGTIYPDVIESISVKGPSATIKSHHNVGGLPDFMKLKVVEPLNTLFKDEVRRVGKSLGLEAFILGRHPFPGPGLAIRILGDVTEEKVAILQEADAIYINNLKEAGLYDQVWQAGAIFLPVQSVGVMGDERTYENVICLRAVESVDGMTADWCHLPYPVLAKISNEIINKVKGINRVVYDISSKPPATIEWE